In the genome of Dyadobacter fermentans DSM 18053, the window AAGAAGAGACCATCGGACAAAAAAAAATCCCGACAGCTTGCGCCGTCGGGATTTTCATCTTCGTCAGTTTAAGACGCTGCGATTTCAGAAACTGTACCGCAAACCAATCTGTACCTGGTAAGGGTTGCCCGATGGCGTTACCACACCGGCTGTGTTTACACGGTATACGTACTGGTTTTTCGCTCTGTCGAATGCGGCAACGGCGGGTTGGCCGTTGGCAGCCGGGATACCCAGCGCGTAGAGCGCTTGCGTGCCCAGGGATTTGTTGCGGCCCCATTCCTTGTTCAGGAAGTTGGCAAAGTTGAACACGTCGGCCGAAATTTCGATGGCGTGTGTGCCCGCGATTTTGATGCGTTTGGAGGCGCGAACGTCGAATACACCGTAGAATCCGTTGATACCGCCGTTTCTTTCCGCGATTTTGCCGGAGTTTTTGACAATGTAATCCTTGATGCTCTGGCTGGCGCCGGGGTTGTCGAGGATGGCTTGCAGGCCATTGCGCACGTTTTCAGGCACGCTCGGGTCGTTTCTGTCGAAAATGTATGCCAGGTCGTTGGTACCTACGAAGTCGCCATTGGTGTTCCCGCCGGAGAGCAAGGTGTAGCGCGTGCCGCCGATGCCCGAGTAGCGAACGCCGACATTGACGCCCCAAAAGCTGGGTAGTGAGCCGTAGAATACAATTTTGTGGCGGAACTGGTTGTCGGAATATGACATCAGTCCCAGGTTACGCGGATCGTCGCGGACCGGCAATGAAAGTGTTGCGCTGTTGGCCACGTTACCATTGAACGATGTGTTGTCCTTCACATCATTATAAGTATAGCTCAAAGTGATCTTTCCATCGCGGAAGTATTCGTATTCCACATCGGCTACCATCGAGAAAGCATTCACTTTACCCTGGCTGTTCAGTTCCAGCACGCGGCCAAACTGGGTCGATTTACGTCCTTTCAGCCAGTCGCCGGCTCCGTTGGTCGGCATTTGGTCGCCACCCGGAACGTACACGCCGCGGTTGCCTTCGTTGGCAAGGCGAAAGAAGGGCTCATCTACCATGTTTCTGTCCACATACATATAGTTGTTGCGGCCGAGGCTCATGTATCCGGCGATACCCACTTTCAGCTTGTCGGTCAGGTACTTGGCGTAGGAGATATTAGCCTTGTAAATGATCGGTACGCGGGCGTCTTTCGCGTTGGTGTTGATGGTCGGCAGCTGGAATTGCGACAATGTCGGAATGCTGTTGTAGTTGGCGCGGTAAGCGGCGAAATCCGGGGTAGGGATGTTCGGGCTGCGTACGTCGACGGTCGCCAGGTGCTTTCCATCGAATGTCAGGTTGTTGATAACCACGTAGTTGTTGATATCGGAGGCGAATACCCCACCACCGAGGCGGAAAATGTCGGTATGCTTGTCGTTCACATCCCAGGTGAACTGCGCGCGCGGCTGCACTACAAAAGACTTGATCTTGTGATCGGTGCGGATCTGCAATGCGTCATACAAAGTCTGGTTCAACGGCGAGCTTGGGTAATGCGCGTAGTCGAGGCGCAGACCTGCCACCACGTCCAGGCCAGTGGCAAGCCTTGTTTTCAATTGTCCGTAAACGCCTGCATTCCAGATCGTTCCTTTTACGGACCAATCGTCCATCAAAGGCACCTCGCGGTAGTAGCGGTAAGGTTTCAGATCGCTGAACTGGTCGAGGGACGTTTTGCCCGCTGCTGCATCCACATTGTAATGGAAGCGCCCGTTCACCTCCGAGCCGTAGGTTGAATGCGAGCGGGTCATCATGATGTCCGCGCCCAGTGTATATTCCACTTTATCGGTGTGGTAATACAGGTTATCCACCAATTGAAGAACATGGTTCGTGAACCGCTCCTGCGCGAAACGGTGGCCACCCATCTGGATGTTGGTTGCGCGGGAATTACCGTCGCTCAACACGGAATTGACGTTTTCTACGATCGCTCTCGGAATGTTGGCCTCGGGAAGCTGGTCGCCGGGGGCACTTTTTTGCTTTACAAACAAATGCTGCACTTTCAGCTCGTTGGTCACCTTGGAATTCAATGTCGAGCGGAGCGATGCCAGCAAGCTGTTATCCTGGTTGAAGTCGTTTCCGTAAGATTCGTACGAGTTGATCGTGGTGTTATCCGCCAGACCCAGTTTGTTGCGGTCGTTGGTGTAGTTGTTGCGAATCGTTAGCAGGTTACGGTTGTTCAGCTGCCAGTCGAGGCGGAGGAATGCCGCGTCGGAGCCGCGTTTTTTGTCAAATGTTCCAAACTGCTGGGTGTCGGCCATGCCGTACTTGCTGCGGGCGATGCTCACAAACTGATCGAGCGTAGCACGGGTTACGTTGAAACGGTTTTCATCAACCGGGCTGAGAATGTCCGCAATGATCAGCGGGCGGCTGTCCTGCTGATGGTCCCAGGCCACGAAAAAGTGCAGCTTGTCTTTCAGGATAGGTCCGCCGAGGGAGAAGCCAAACTGGTTGGTAGCGAATTTGTTATTGATTTTATTTCCACGAATGTCATACGGGCTCGATAACCAGTCGGCGCGGGTGTAGTTGAATGCGCTACCGCTTAGCTGGTTCGTACCTGATTTCGTCACGGCACTGATCGTACCGCCACCGCTGCGTCCGTAAGTAACGTCGTATTGGTTGGTAATCACCTGAAACTCACGTACCGCTTCGATCGAGATCGAGTATGGGGCGCCGCTTCGGCTGGTGGTAGCACCGGCGGAAGTAGGGTTTTTGGAGCTCATCCCGTCAATGGTGTAGCCCGTGGAAGAGCCCAGCTGACCGGAAATGTTACCGCCGCGGCTCAATGGCGAAAGGTCCATCAGCGAGGTGAAGTTCCGTCCGTTTACCGGCAGGCGGGTAATATCCCGCGCCGAAATGGCCGTAGAGGCACCCAGGTTTTCAATTTTATTTTTAATACCTGATGCCACAACGCTCACAACTTCAAGCGTTTGACCGGCGTCTTTCATGCTCATTTTAACCTTCACGGCGTCTCCCTGGTGGAGCATGTAGCCGGTCAGTTTTTGTTCGCCAAAACCAACGTAAGTCGCTGTAACGGTGTACGGACCGCCGAGCGGGAGCTCACGGAAGGCATATTCGCCTTTTGCGTTGGTAACGGTTCCTGTTGTAAAGCCTGTTGATTCGTTTTTCACCTGGACGGTCGCGCCGGCCAGTTCTGCATTCTGGTCATCGGTAACCGTACCGGAAATCGACGCCTGCGTAGTTTGTGCCCTCAGAATAGCGATGTTGCCGAAGCAGCAAAGCAATGTGAGGATAATAGGGAGTAAAAATCTCTTATGCATGAGCATGTTTTGGTTAAACAGAATTTGCCGCAAAAGAAGAATATCTACTTGTCCAGGGTATTATTGAATTGTTAACTAATTGTAAAGACGTATCCAGGCCCGAAAAAAGTTTTGATTTTTTTTCACCCATTGTCCAATATCCCGGAGGGCATTCGTCATGGATATGAATTTTGAATGAGCGAATGAGTGAATGAGTGAATAAGTAGATAGTCATTCAAGAAACCAGTCCAACCATTCACTCATTCCAAATTCATTCACTCATTCACTCATTCACTCATTCACTCATTCAGTCATTCACTCATTAAAAGCAAACGATCATGAACCAACGGATTAATTTTCAGGAGAAAGGACAAAAAGCATTGAAAGCCATGTACGCTTTGGGCGGTTATCTTGCTAAATCACAGGTAGAAAAGCGACTTTTGAACCTGATTTATCTTCGCGTGTCGCAGATCAACGGCTGCGCATTTTGTATCGATATGCATTCCAAAGACCTGCGCTTCGAAGGAGAAACGGAACAGCGCCTTTATCTGCTCAATGCATGGCGGGAGGCCCCTTTTTACTCTGAGCGCGAACGTGCCGCATTGGCTTATGCCGAAGCAGTGACGAGCCTCCAAAACCGTGAAGTGACCGACGAGGTTTTCAATGCGGTGGATGCAGCGTTTTCCGACGAGGAAATCGTGGACCTCACCGTGGCAATCACGACGATCAATTCTTACAACCGGTTCAATATTGCCTTCCGCACCGAGGCGGGCAGCTACGAGCCCGGACAGTTTGCCGTGCATTAATCACTTCATCAGCAAGCAGCCCCGGGCGCCGTTGATCGGTGTCCCGGGGCTATTTTAGATTTGCAGGAAAGCTGTTTCACACGCTCACAGCGATGCGCGCACGCATACGCGGAAGGGATTGTCGATCTGCTGTAAATGGCCGGTCGATACCATGTCGGCCACCGCTTTTCCCGCCGCTTTGAAATCGGGAGAAATGGTAGTAATGCCGTTCAGCATCGTCTTTTTGGCATCGTTTTCGCGGTATGCCACCATTCCCACGTCCCTGCCGGGTTCCAGATCGCTCTGATTGATTTGCCCGACAAGCCGCATCAGCGCTTCGTCCGATAGCACGAAAAAAGCCTCTCCGGCGGTCGGTATCGCTTCCTCTGTGCCGGGAATGAGGCGCCAGGTCAGATTATTTGCTTCACAAAAGCTGCTGAATGCATCCCGAATTGGTTCGCACGACGCGTCATCACCACCTACCAGGCTAATCCGCTCATATTTCCGCAGCGCGGGAAGGAGTTCGGCCAGGGCTAGCGGCATATCCTTCGTTACATTCTCGCGAACCAGTCCGGGGTTTTCAGCAAGATTCGGCATATCCGCATCCAGGAGGATCAGTTTCTGCGCAGGAATTCTGCCGATGCTTTGCGCTCCGGCCACGGGGTCGTCGAGGAAATGCGGGATGATAACCACATGTGTGCAGCCGGCCAGTTTTTTCCGGAGCAAATGCTTCAAATGTGCGGCGCTGTTGTAATAGATCTGGAAATCGATTTCAGCACGCTGTCCAAGCGAATCCCCGATCGCGTCATAAATCTCTTTGTTGTAGGCATCCAGCTGGTTGAAGAGTACGAGCACTTTCAGCTCCGGCGATGGGTCGAGGCGGTTGATATAATAGGACTTCCCGTGCTGCGAGGCCAGAATGCCCATGTCGCGCAGGTTGTTGTAACTTTTTTCGATGGTACTCCTCGAAACGGCGTACAATCGACTCAGTTCATTGATGGAGGGCAAGCGGTCACCGCGATCCATCAGTCCTGTTTTGGTGGCGTACAGCACAGCCTCTACCAGCTGCTGGTACACCGGCTCGGAGGAGTCACGGTCGACGGTGAAATGGTTTTCGAAGTTGATTTTTCTCATAATAATGCCCCGGAAGAGGAGGATCAGGCGTTTCCGGGCATTTTAATTTAAAAAGAATGGCAATGCGGGAAGCTGCTTCGGGACATAAAGGCAGAAGTCGCCGGTGAAAGCCGCGAATTTCCCCCTGAAACCAAATTCCGTGATACCACCGATCGCGTGTGCGGCCGTACCGGCTTCGACGATAAATCTCCCGGATTGAACTGCCAAAAAATGCTTTCCATCGATTTCATTTGTCGTTTTTACCAATTGAGGTGAACTTGTATCCTTGCACGCAACCAAGCACCATGGAATCCAGAAACAGCATTACCATTCTTTCACACCTGACCGCCTGGTCGTTGTTTGGTTTCATTCTGCTGTTCTACCCGCCATTGACGTGGAGCATTACCGTGCCGACCAACTTTTGGATCAAGCAGGCGCTCAATCTCCTGATAATGATCGGGATATTTTATGCCAATGCATTGTACGTAGCACCTAAGCTGCTTTTCGAGCGTAAGGGCAAGGTTGTATTCGGGATATGGCTTGCAGGCATCGTCGTCGCCTTTCTGGCCGTGGCAAGGGTGATCGAGTTGAAGCTCGAAGTGCTGGCCGATATGTCCAAAATCATGAACAAGGCACCCAAGGACCCGTTCCGCCTCGATTTTCACCTATTCATGATCATGCTGCTGGTGATGGTGATCAGCACGAGCCTGGCGCTCGCAAGGCGCTGGCAGGCCGATGCGCAAACACGGGAACGGATCGAAAAGCAGCATATCGCGTCGGAACTGTCCTTTCTGAAAGCGCAGATCAACCCGCATTTCTTTTTTAATACACTCAACAACATTTACTCACTGACCTATTCCGACGTTCCGGTGTCGCGGGAGGCGATCCTGAAACTCTCGCGCATGATGCGCTACGTGCTGTACGACACGCTGGGCGATTCGGTCCCGTTGAAGCAGGAATTGTCGTTTTTGAAAGATTACATTGCGCTCATGGCGCTGCGGCTGCACGAATGCACGACGCTGGAATTTTCGGAGCCGGTGCCCGACAAGGATTACTGGATCGCCCCGATGCTGCTGCTGCCGTTTGTGGAAAACGCGTTTAAGCACGGTTCCAGCGCCATGCAGCACTCGAAAATCCAGATAGAGCTGAAAGTGACCGATGGTTCGCTCTCGCTTCGTGTTTTTAACCATATTGCACATGAAAATGACGGTTTTCAGCTTGATCAGGGTGGGATAGGGCTCGCCAATACGCGCAAACGACTCGAACTTTTGTATGACAACAGGCACACATTGGTCACCCGTGAAGATGCCGGAAACCGGACTTACGAAGTTTTGCTCACCTTGAAACTGGACCGTGAAAACGCCGGGCACATCGCCGAACCCGTATGAAATTGAACTGCATTACCGTCGACGACGAACCTCTGGCGCTCAACCTGATCAGCGCATTCTCGGAGCAAACGCCTTTTCTGGAATTGAAGGGCAGGTTTGGGAATGCCGTGGAAGCATTGCAGGCGCTGCATGAGCAAACGATCCATCTCATTTTCCTGGATATTCAGATGCCGGACCTGAACGGCATGGAGCTTGCGCGGGTGATCAGCCAGGCGGGAGCGTCGCTGCAAACGCGCATCGTTTTCACGACGGCCTACAACCAGTTTGCCGTGGAAGGTTACAAGGTGGATGCGCTGGACTATCTGCTGAAACCTTTCGGCTATGACGAATTTCTGCGTGCGGCCACCAAGGCAAAGCGGTATTTCGAGGTGTTGCAGGACAATGGGGCGGGCGACGCTACGGAGAATTATATGTTTATTAAATCGGATTACAAGCACATCCGGGTGGATTTTGATTCCGTGACGCACATAGAGTCCGTGAAGGATTATGTGAAAATCCATTTGATGCCGCCCCTGAGCCCGGTGGTGACTTTGAGCAGTCTCAAATCCATTGAAGAGAAACTGCCGGCCGCACGGTTCCTGCGCATTCACCGCTCGTTCATCGTCGCGGTGAGCAAAGTCGATTCCGTCAGCAAAAACGCCGTCCAACTCGGCCTGGTTGAAATTCCGGTGGGCGAGCTGTACAAGGAAGCCTTCAAAACGCTGCTGGCGCGCTGGATGTAAGGGCCCGGCGTTTAATCCATATCTTTGTAATGCCTCACTTTCTGGAACATTTCGATGAGCGTTGTCACCTGCAACTTTTCAAAAAGCCGTGCTTTGTAAGTGCTCACCGAACTCTCGGTCAGATCCAGCTTCGATGCGATTTCCTTGATCCAGAAGCCTTCAATCAGCATATCCATAATGGTGATCTCACGCGCCGATAGGTCCAGCAACGGATTGTCGGACTGGTAGTTATGTTTGTCAAGCTGGTTGAGTAACTCCACTTTGATCCGCGGGCTCACATACCTGCCTGTTTCCGAAACCGACCTGATCGCCGCCAGAATTTCGTCCGTATCAGCGCTTTTCGATATAAAACCATTGGCTCCCGAGCGCAGGTAATGAATGCCGTAAATCCGCTCTTCGATGGCCGAAAAAATGAGGATCGGGACGTTCTTCTGAACTGCCCGCAGTGCTGCAATCATTTCAAAACCTTGTCCCTCAGGAATTTGAATGTCCAGGATGACGAGGTCGTGCATACGCGCGGTAAGCGCGGCCAATGCCGCACCAAAAGTGCCGGCTTCGTGAATTGTAGCCTCCTTGTATAAATCCTGTACTAATATTTTTGTTGCTAATCTGATAATTTGATAGTCTTCGACAATTAAAATGTTTTTCATCCGAACATTTTCAAATACTAAAAGTAATTCCAATTTGTTGTGGAAGGTCCAGAGAATGAGCGAATCAGCATAATAACTTTTCAAACGGAAAAGGGTTAAGCCGTTCCATTAAGGTTTATTATTTTCTCTTCAAAGTTTATGAATAGCGGAGGATCATCGCATGCTTTTTTCAACATGCGTTTCAATATCAAAAGTAAAACGCAAAAATAAAAGCATTCAAAAATTTTAAAAGATATTTTGACAAAGCTTGTAGTTGCTTTTTTCTACAACAGACTGCTGGCAATGAGCAAATAATACACTTACGGCACCAGCACGGTCACATATATACGACATGCGGCCAAAATAAACTATGAGTGAAAATGCTGAACGATATTAGCCGCGTCCAACTCCACTTCCAGGTCGACACTGAACTCGGTTTCAGACCGTTGTACGGATAACTTATGTTTGTCGGGATAAAGCAGCCGCAGCCGTTTCGATGTATTGCTTAAACCGTATCCGCCGACCTTTTCTCCGGCATTCGCCACCTTGGTCGGCCTTGAATTTGGAGGGATGTTATTCTTGATTGAGAAATGTAAATGATTGTTAATCAAATGGATGGTGATAGAAACGTATGACGCGTGCTTGCTTTTAGCACTGCCGTGTTTGAACGCGTTTTCAACAAACGAGACGAGCAGCAGCGGGGCGATGAGGTACTCCTCCGGATTGCCCATAAGCTCGTAGCTGATCGTGACCTTGTCCGAGAATCGGGCGCGTTCGAGATCGAGGTAATTTTCAATGTAACTGATTTCACGCGCAAGTACGACACTTTCCCGGTTCGATTCATACAGGCTGTAACGCATCAGGTCGGCCAGTTTTAAAACCAGGTCGGCGGCTTGTTCATCCACGTCCATCGTTTTGGTATAAATTGCATTGAGTGTATTAAAAAGGAAATGCGGATTGATCTGCGATTTAAGAAAGCTGAGTTCGAGATTGAGGTTATTCTTTTGTAATTGCAAACTTTGCGTTTGCAGGTTCAGGTTTTCTTTTTCCAGCTGCAAACGCTCCATTTCCAGCTGCATGTTTCTGGTCCGTGAATTAATAATGTCACGCATTACCTTGATGGCCAGCAATGGTGTGATATAATACAGGCTCCACGCATAATCCGCATAGGCAATTGTAAAATTTGTAAAGCAATTTGTCCAATGATTGCCGTCCTGGTAGTACTTCCAAAGTTTGATGATATAAAGCGGTGCTGCTTCCGAGCCGTTCGAAATCGTGGCGAGGTGTTTAAAAAGATAGTAATTGGTGGTGTGAACAAGCAGGAAGATGATAATGAGACAAGCGATAAGCGAGATGATTTTCCGCGTGTACAGAAACTTCGGGAAAACGATATATCCCAACATGTAAAACACCGAAACGGATTGCAGAAATACGGCGAGCGAAGCAAGGCGGATCACCTGGATATTATCTTTCGTGAGCGCCGGGATGCTGTAATAACGCGCGATGCACCACAGCGCTACCCAAGCTATTAGATGGTAAAATACCCTGATTATTTTTGTCCTTTTTTCAGATGAAATAGGATTGAACCGCATACATTGTCAAATTCTGTTCTTCTGCAAAACGGCGAGCACATTGGCCCGATAGGTGATCCCGATAGGAATTTTACGCCCGCTGTTTGTGGTGATCTCATTGCCTTCAATTTCACGGATCACTTTCTTATTGACGATATAAGAACGGTTTACCCGAAGGAATTGCGACGGCGATAATGCCTCTTCAATTTTGGACATTGTCATATGAATAACCGCAACGCGATCCGACCAGTATAATTTCAGATAGTCGCGCATCCCCTCAATGAAATGGATTTCACCGGGAGATACTTTAATGAGTTTCTTATTCTCTTTTAATAAAAGGAAGTCGCTCGTAAAGCCAGCAGCTTCCGCCTGTTCCGTCGATTGTTTGGCCTGCGAACCCAATTCACGTACCGATTCATTTGTTGCCTGCAAATATTTAGGAACCCGGGCATTATCCACCTTGTTGACGGCCTTTAAAAACCGCTCGAAAGAAACCGGTTTAAGCAGATAATCGGTGAGTTCGTGCTCGTAGCCTTCCAATGCATACGAAGGGTCGGCCGTGATCATGATCACGGCGGGACGGGCCGCAGGAAGTAATTTAAGTAACTCAAAACCAGTCATTTCTGGCATCTCGATGTCCAGGAATATAATGTCCGGTTTCATCTCTCGGATCAGATAAAGTGCATCCGTAGCGCTCTCGGCAAAGCCTGCTATTTCGAGAAACGGAACCTTCTGCACATACTTTTCAATCAGTCGGCGTGCATCAGCCTCATCGTCCACAATTATACACCGCAACCTGCCGGGAGACAACATACTCTGAGCTTAAACTACTGTACTAATTTTCATTCGTCTGCAATAATATAGGTATTGGTCGAAATTAATGCATAATTCGGCGAAATAATTTTAGTTCAAGAACTATTTAAGATTACTTTAAACTCGCGAAGGAATGGGTGTTTGGGAAATGGAAAAACGAGTCAATTGGCCATGAAAAATGTTTTGCCCCATTACTCACTTCCGAAAAAGCGAACCGGGTTGAATTTAATCTTTAATTTGGATTTGAGCGGCAAAATCGCAATTTTTAACAGATAGAAACACTAGACACGCCAACACTGAAAAGCATTAACTTTATAAGTAAAATGGGTGCTTAAAAAATAAAAAGCTTCTGGCATTTTGCCAGAAGCTTTTTTGTTTAGTGTTTCTGAATTGTAACGCAAATAGGGTAGTGGTACTTTACTTTTGTAGCTGAAAACTGACAAATCAATCGTCTTTTCAATATCGATCATCCTCCCGTTTTTACATTTTTCAGGTCGTCGTTATTAATCTTGCGCCCCGCGCCCTGCTTGAACAACCCGCCAAATTCCCAGTTCAGGGAAAGTTTCACCGAGCGCATCAGGTATTGGTTGCGCGTGATGGAATAGAATTCCGGCGAACTTACTACCTGTTTTTGCGGGCGGTAAGAGCCGAACGGGCTCACAGTGGTAAGCGTGATCGTGAGCTTACGCGCAGGCAGCTCCTTTTTGGCCGAAAAGCTGTAATAAAGCCATGCACCCTCGAATCCTTGCAGTTCGATGCTGCGGGCGTCGTAGTCGCCGTATGCCTGTACGCTGTAATTTTTAGGCAGTTTCCAGCTGGTGTTCAGGTTAATGCCCCAGGCTGCCCCTTTGTTGTCGATGCCGAGCGCTCCGCTTTTGAAGCGCGCCTGGCGGATGTTGGCGTTGCTATTGATCTTCCAGTCGGGCAGGAGGGAGAAAGATGCCGAGAAATTCACGCCGTATTGCGCATTCGAGGCCAGGTTCTGTTTCGTGGTGGTGGCCACACCCTCGGCGTCCATCGTCACGATGCTCTCGATGGAATTGTTCGTTTTCCTGCCGAATGCCGACACGTTCACGAACAGGTCGCTGTTGGTTTGCAATGCGTAGGTAAATTCCACCTGGTTCACCTCCTCCGGTTTCAGTGAGGGATTGCCCACTACGATGTTCTTCGGGTCCTGGCTGTCGCGGTTCGGGTTCAGGTCCCAGATCGACGGCCGTGAAATGCGTTTGGTGTAGCTCAATGTGAGGTTATTATTCGCGTCGAGCTTTTTGAAAATGGTCGCGCTGGGCACGAAATTCCAGAAACTGCTCGTGAAATGCACCTTGGCGTCGCGCTGGTCGCCTTCCAGGAATGTGCCTTCCATACGTGCTCCTGCGTGCAAGGCCCAGCCGCTGCTCCATTTGAATTTGAGCTGGCTGTATGCCGCGAGCACGTCCTGGCGGTAGTCGAAGCGGTCGGTGCGGGACGGGACAATGGCCAGGTTATCGGCGCTGCCGTTTTCGCTGGTCTGCACCTTGTAATCGCTGCCAACGTTGCGCAAAATCGCTTTTACACCACTTT includes:
- a CDS encoding sensor histidine kinase, encoding MRFNPISSEKRTKIIRVFYHLIAWVALWCIARYYSIPALTKDNIQVIRLASLAVFLQSVSVFYMLGYIVFPKFLYTRKIISLIACLIIIFLLVHTTNYYLFKHLATISNGSEAAPLYIIKLWKYYQDGNHWTNCFTNFTIAYADYAWSLYYITPLLAIKVMRDIINSRTRNMQLEMERLQLEKENLNLQTQSLQLQKNNLNLELSFLKSQINPHFLFNTLNAIYTKTMDVDEQAADLVLKLADLMRYSLYESNRESVVLAREISYIENYLDLERARFSDKVTISYELMGNPEEYLIAPLLLVSFVENAFKHGSAKSKHASYVSITIHLINNHLHFSIKNNIPPNSRPTKVANAGEKVGGYGLSNTSKRLRLLYPDKHKLSVQRSETEFSVDLEVELDAANIVQHFHS
- a CDS encoding TonB-dependent receptor gives rise to the protein MLMHKRFLLPIILTLLCCFGNIAILRAQTTQASISGTVTDDQNAELAGATVQVKNESTGFTTGTVTNAKGEYAFRELPLGGPYTVTATYVGFGEQKLTGYMLHQGDAVKVKMSMKDAGQTLEVVSVVASGIKNKIENLGASTAISARDITRLPVNGRNFTSLMDLSPLSRGGNISGQLGSSTGYTIDGMSSKNPTSAGATTSRSGAPYSISIEAVREFQVITNQYDVTYGRSGGGTISAVTKSGTNQLSGSAFNYTRADWLSSPYDIRGNKINNKFATNQFGFSLGGPILKDKLHFFVAWDHQQDSRPLIIADILSPVDENRFNVTRATLDQFVSIARSKYGMADTQQFGTFDKKRGSDAAFLRLDWQLNNRNLLTIRNNYTNDRNKLGLADNTTINSYESYGNDFNQDNSLLASLRSTLNSKVTNELKVQHLFVKQKSAPGDQLPEANIPRAIVENVNSVLSDGNSRATNIQMGGHRFAQERFTNHVLQLVDNLYYHTDKVEYTLGADIMMTRSHSTYGSEVNGRFHYNVDAAAGKTSLDQFSDLKPYRYYREVPLMDDWSVKGTIWNAGVYGQLKTRLATGLDVVAGLRLDYAHYPSSPLNQTLYDALQIRTDHKIKSFVVQPRAQFTWDVNDKHTDIFRLGGGVFASDINNYVVINNLTFDGKHLATVDVRSPNIPTPDFAAYRANYNSIPTLSQFQLPTINTNAKDARVPIIYKANISYAKYLTDKLKVGIAGYMSLGRNNYMYVDRNMVDEPFFRLANEGNRGVYVPGGDQMPTNGAGDWLKGRKSTQFGRVLELNSQGKVNAFSMVADVEYEYFRDGKITLSYTYNDVKDNTSFNGNVANSATLSLPVRDDPRNLGLMSYSDNQFRHKIVFYGSLPSFWGVNVGVRYSGIGGTRYTLLSGGNTNGDFVGTNDLAYIFDRNDPSVPENVRNGLQAILDNPGASQSIKDYIVKNSGKIAERNGGINGFYGVFDVRASKRIKIAGTHAIEISADVFNFANFLNKEWGRNKSLGTQALYALGIPAANGQPAVAAFDRAKNQYVYRVNTAGVVTPSGNPYQVQIGLRYSF
- a CDS encoding sensor histidine kinase yields the protein MESRNSITILSHLTAWSLFGFILLFYPPLTWSITVPTNFWIKQALNLLIMIGIFYANALYVAPKLLFERKGKVVFGIWLAGIVVAFLAVARVIELKLEVLADMSKIMNKAPKDPFRLDFHLFMIMLLVMVISTSLALARRWQADAQTRERIEKQHIASELSFLKAQINPHFFFNTLNNIYSLTYSDVPVSREAILKLSRMMRYVLYDTLGDSVPLKQELSFLKDYIALMALRLHECTTLEFSEPVPDKDYWIAPMLLLPFVENAFKHGSSAMQHSKIQIELKVTDGSLSLRVFNHIAHENDGFQLDQGGIGLANTRKRLELLYDNRHTLVTREDAGNRTYEVLLTLKLDRENAGHIAEPV
- a CDS encoding response regulator transcription factor, whose translation is MKNILIVEDYQIIRLATKILVQDLYKEATIHEAGTFGAALAALTARMHDLVILDIQIPEGQGFEMIAALRAVQKNVPILIFSAIEERIYGIHYLRSGANGFISKSADTDEILAAIRSVSETGRYVSPRIKVELLNQLDKHNYQSDNPLLDLSAREITIMDMLIEGFWIKEIASKLDLTESSVSTYKARLFEKLQVTTLIEMFQKVRHYKDMD
- a CDS encoding carboxymuconolactone decarboxylase family protein, whose amino-acid sequence is MNQRINFQEKGQKALKAMYALGGYLAKSQVEKRLLNLIYLRVSQINGCAFCIDMHSKDLRFEGETEQRLYLLNAWREAPFYSERERAALAYAEAVTSLQNREVTDEVFNAVDAAFSDEEIVDLTVAITTINSYNRFNIAFRTEAGSYEPGQFAVH
- a CDS encoding GntR family transcriptional regulator, which produces MRKINFENHFTVDRDSSEPVYQQLVEAVLYATKTGLMDRGDRLPSINELSRLYAVSRSTIEKSYNNLRDMGILASQHGKSYYINRLDPSPELKVLVLFNQLDAYNKEIYDAIGDSLGQRAEIDFQIYYNSAAHLKHLLRKKLAGCTHVVIIPHFLDDPVAGAQSIGRIPAQKLILLDADMPNLAENPGLVRENVTKDMPLALAELLPALRKYERISLVGGDDASCEPIRDAFSSFCEANNLTWRLIPGTEEAIPTAGEAFFVLSDEALMRLVGQINQSDLEPGRDVGMVAYRENDAKKTMLNGITTISPDFKAAGKAVADMVSTGHLQQIDNPFRVCVRASL
- a CDS encoding LytR/AlgR family response regulator transcription factor encodes the protein MDDEADARRLIEKYVQKVPFLEIAGFAESATDALYLIREMKPDIIFLDIEMPEMTGFELLKLLPAARPAVIMITADPSYALEGYEHELTDYLLKPVSFERFLKAVNKVDNARVPKYLQATNESVRELGSQAKQSTEQAEAAGFTSDFLLLKENKKLIKVSPGEIHFIEGMRDYLKLYWSDRVAVIHMTMSKIEEALSPSQFLRVNRSYIVNKKVIREIEGNEITTNSGRKIPIGITYRANVLAVLQKNRI
- a CDS encoding LytR/AlgR family response regulator transcription factor yields the protein MKLNCITVDDEPLALNLISAFSEQTPFLELKGRFGNAVEALQALHEQTIHLIFLDIQMPDLNGMELARVISQAGASLQTRIVFTTAYNQFAVEGYKVDALDYLLKPFGYDEFLRAATKAKRYFEVLQDNGAGDATENYMFIKSDYKHIRVDFDSVTHIESVKDYVKIHLMPPLSPVVTLSSLKSIEEKLPAARFLRIHRSFIVAVSKVDSVSKNAVQLGLVEIPVGELYKEAFKTLLARWM